A region of Cellulophaga sp. RHA19 DNA encodes the following proteins:
- the rsgA gene encoding ribosome small subunit-dependent GTPase A, whose amino-acid sequence MIGTVYKSTGSWYTVKTDDGVFYDCRIKGKFRLKGIKSTNPIAVGDKVVFELEKSGDETNATITEIKDRKNYIVRKSVNLSKQTHIIASNLDQVFLMITLNNPQTFTSFIDRFLVTAEAYGIPAVLLFNKIDSYNEDELLDVKYLAALYRSIGYTCVGISAKTGKNVDKVKEMMTGKISMFSGHSGVGKSTLVNTIDKDLNIKTKEISEQHMQGQHTTTFAEMYDLDFGAQIIDTPGIRGFGIVDMEKEEIGDYFPEFFALKSECKFNNCLHIDEPKCAVKDALENDEVAWSRYKSYVQMITGEEENYRQDIYGEKK is encoded by the coding sequence ATGATAGGAACTGTTTATAAATCTACTGGAAGTTGGTACACTGTAAAAACAGATGACGGTGTGTTTTATGACTGTAGGATAAAAGGTAAGTTCCGTTTAAAAGGTATAAAAAGTACCAATCCTATTGCAGTAGGAGATAAAGTTGTTTTTGAGCTTGAAAAAAGTGGAGATGAAACCAATGCAACCATTACAGAAATTAAAGACCGCAAAAATTACATTGTACGTAAGTCTGTAAACTTATCTAAGCAAACACATATAATTGCGTCTAACTTAGATCAGGTTTTTTTAATGATAACGTTAAATAATCCGCAAACATTTACAAGTTTTATAGATCGTTTTTTAGTGACGGCGGAAGCTTATGGCATACCTGCAGTTCTATTATTTAATAAGATAGATTCCTATAACGAAGATGAGCTTTTAGATGTTAAATATTTAGCTGCATTGTACCGTAGTATTGGTTATACTTGCGTAGGTATTTCTGCAAAAACAGGTAAAAACGTAGATAAGGTAAAAGAAATGATGACAGGAAAAATAAGTATGTTTTCTGGTCATTCTGGTGTAGGTAAATCTACCTTGGTAAATACTATAGATAAAGATTTAAATATAAAAACCAAAGAAATATCTGAACAACATATGCAAGGACAGCACACCACAACATTTGCAGAAATGTACGATTTGGATTTTGGAGCTCAAATTATAGACACACCTGGTATACGTGGTTTTGGAATAGTAGACATGGAAAAAGAGGAGATAGGTGACTATTTTCCTGAGTTTTTTGCTTTAAAAAGTGAATGTAAGTTTAATAACTGCTTGCATATAGATGAGCCCAAGTGTGCTGTAAAAGATGCCTTAGAGAATGATGAAGTTGCTTGGAGCAGATATAAAAGTTATGTGCAAATGATTACAGGTGAAGAGGAAAACTACAGACAGGATATTTACGGAGAAAAAAAATGA
- a CDS encoding DUF3857 domain-containing transglutaminase family protein, producing MRVFFFFILFLCIQLSEAQEINHQSLLINSNLTKNANAVVRLDQMDIHISSKTKMSIKLRRIVTVLNKYGNGATHASVGYDLDRKVVSVQALVYNQFGKQIGKFKEKDFKDVSAVSGSTLYSDSRVKYLDYTPIAYPYTMEFTYEYTNSNTGELIPTWYFLDSFYLSTEKSSITLTYDDESFKPEVKEQNLTGLDVEKIIKNGSTSYAVKNIPALKKESLSPAFHKISPQLQIRPINFTYGGYDASIKSWQDLGKWMYSNLLVNRDKLPESTINTIKSLTKEAKSDIEKAKIVYKYVQDNTRYISVQVGIGGMQPISALDVDRVKYGDCKGLSNYTMALLQAVGVKAFYTHVEAGNYKESFKKDFASLAEGNHVILAIESSDKYYWIDCTSQIHPFGFLGDFTDGRMVHVIKPDGGELVQTDSYVNEDNYQKTEARITLSNTGTISADAVITTKGIQYDDRFSIERKASTDVKKHYASYWSYINNLTINNYNFLNNRDSIVFTEKVSLEAVNYASVSGERLLFRVNALNRNNGVPDRYRNRKLPLEIQRGYLDEDEFNILLPNSFKVEAMPNDTLIENEFGMYSVSYKLSEDLKNVEYKRKLLIKEGYYPKEKYKDYRDFRKKVSLLDNTKIVLVKK from the coding sequence ATGAGAGTATTTTTTTTCTTTATATTATTTCTTTGCATACAACTATCTGAAGCACAAGAAATTAATCATCAGTCTTTATTAATTAATTCCAATTTAACCAAAAATGCAAATGCTGTTGTTAGGTTAGATCAAATGGATATTCATATTAGTTCTAAAACTAAAATGAGTATTAAATTAAGACGAATTGTTACTGTTTTAAATAAGTATGGAAATGGTGCAACACATGCGTCTGTGGGGTATGATTTAGACAGGAAAGTAGTTTCTGTACAGGCCTTAGTATACAATCAGTTTGGTAAACAAATAGGTAAGTTTAAAGAAAAAGACTTTAAAGATGTTAGTGCAGTAAGCGGTAGTACATTATACTCAGACTCCAGAGTAAAATATTTAGACTATACTCCAATAGCTTACCCTTACACAATGGAGTTTACTTATGAGTACACCAACTCTAATACTGGTGAATTAATACCTACTTGGTACTTTTTAGATTCATTTTATTTAAGTACAGAAAAAAGTAGTATCACATTAACTTATGATGATGAAAGCTTTAAGCCAGAAGTTAAGGAGCAGAATTTGACAGGTTTAGATGTTGAAAAAATAATAAAAAATGGAAGTACTTCTTATGCAGTAAAAAATATACCTGCATTAAAAAAAGAAAGTTTAAGTCCGGCTTTTCATAAGATTTCACCACAACTGCAAATAAGACCTATAAACTTTACATATGGTGGTTACGATGCTTCAATAAAATCTTGGCAAGATTTAGGTAAATGGATGTACTCTAATTTATTAGTTAATAGAGATAAGTTACCAGAATCTACCATAAATACAATAAAATCATTAACAAAAGAAGCTAAATCCGATATTGAAAAAGCAAAAATTGTATATAAGTATGTGCAGGATAATACAAGGTATATAAGTGTACAGGTAGGTATTGGAGGTATGCAGCCTATATCTGCATTAGATGTAGATAGGGTAAAGTATGGAGATTGTAAAGGATTATCTAATTACACAATGGCCTTATTACAGGCAGTTGGCGTAAAAGCATTTTATACTCACGTAGAGGCTGGTAATTATAAAGAAAGTTTTAAAAAAGATTTTGCATCACTGGCAGAAGGTAACCATGTAATTTTAGCAATAGAAAGCAGTGATAAGTATTATTGGATTGATTGTACGTCTCAGATACATCCATTTGGATTTTTAGGAGATTTTACAGATGGTAGAATGGTACACGTAATAAAGCCAGATGGAGGTGAGTTGGTACAAACGGATAGTTATGTTAATGAAGATAATTATCAGAAAACAGAAGCTCGTATTACATTGTCTAATACAGGAACAATTTCTGCAGATGCAGTTATTACTACAAAGGGAATACAGTATGATGATAGGTTTAGTATAGAAAGAAAGGCATCTACTGATGTTAAAAAGCATTATGCATCTTACTGGAGTTATATAAACAACTTAACTATTAATAATTATAATTTTTTAAATAATAGAGACAGTATTGTATTTACTGAAAAAGTTAGTTTAGAGGCAGTAAACTACGCTTCTGTAAGCGGAGAGAGATTGTTGTTTAGGGTAAATGCGTTAAACAGAAATAATGGAGTACCAGATAGGTATAGAAATAGAAAGTTGCCTTTAGAAATACAAAGAGGCTATTTAGATGAAGATGAGTTTAATATTTTGCTTCCTAATAGTTTTAAAGTTGAGGCAATGCCTAATGACACTTTAATAGAAAACGAATTTGGAATGTACAGTGTATCTTATAAGTTATCAGAAGACTTAAAAAATGTAGAGTACAAAAGAAAATTACTTATTAAAGAAGGATATTATCCAAAAGAGAAATACAAAGACTATCGTGACTTTAGAAAAAAAGTATCATTACTAGATAATACTAAAATTGTTTTAGTGAAAAAATAA
- a CDS encoding prephenate dehydrogenase, producing MNVFIIGIGLIGGSMAKDIKRINADAKIYGVDINDAHVEEALSLGVIDQKASYQDLELADVVIVSIPVDVMVVELPKILDAITDDAIVLDAGSTKGLICKQVENHPKRRNFIACHPIAGTEFSGPSAAIENLFKGKTNIICEVEKTAFKLQEKALDLFREMGMRIRYMNVEAHDKHIAYVSHLSHISSFMLGKTVIEKEKNERDIFDMAGSGFESTVRLAKSSPAMWTPIFKQNKTNVLETLEEYIQNLNAFKKMIEEDNFKGIYDEMENANKIKEILNGIPQNKN from the coding sequence ATGAACGTATTTATAATTGGCATAGGATTAATAGGTGGCTCAATGGCCAAGGATATTAAAAGGATAAATGCTGATGCTAAAATTTATGGTGTAGATATTAATGATGCACACGTAGAAGAAGCATTGTCTTTAGGTGTAATAGACCAAAAGGCAAGTTATCAAGACTTGGAATTGGCAGATGTTGTAATTGTGAGTATACCTGTAGATGTTATGGTGGTAGAATTGCCAAAAATATTAGATGCAATTACTGATGATGCTATTGTTTTAGATGCGGGTTCTACTAAAGGTTTAATTTGTAAACAAGTAGAAAATCATCCTAAAAGAAGAAATTTTATTGCGTGCCACCCAATTGCAGGAACAGAATTTTCTGGACCATCTGCAGCTATAGAAAACCTGTTTAAAGGCAAAACAAATATTATTTGTGAAGTAGAAAAAACAGCATTTAAGTTGCAGGAAAAGGCTTTAGATCTTTTTAGAGAAATGGGAATGCGTATAAGATATATGAATGTAGAAGCGCATGATAAACACATAGCATACGTGTCTCATTTATCTCATATTAGCTCTTTTATGTTAGGAAAGACGGTTATTGAGAAAGAAAAAAATGAACGTGATATATTTGATATGGCGGGCAGTGGATTTGAGAGTACAGTACGTTTGGCAAAAAGTTCGCCAGCAATGTGGACGCCAATTTTTAAGCAGAATAAAACCAATGTTTTAGAAACATTAGAAGAATATATTCAGAATTTAAATGCCTTTAAAAAAATGATTGAAGAAGACAATTTTAAAGGTATTTATGATGAAATGGAAAACGCAAACAAAATAAAAGAAATATTAAACGGAATACCCCAGAATAAAAATTAA
- the dtd gene encoding D-aminoacyl-tRNA deacylase: MRAVIQRVTRASVTVNEKLISKIDSGLLILLGIEAEDTKEDIDWLTRKIANLRIFNDENGVMNNSLLDCKGDVIVVSQFTLHAATKKGNRPSYIKAARPELAKPLYATFVKQLETTMGKSVGTGVFGADMKVDLLNDGPVTIIMDTKNKE; this comes from the coding sequence ATGAGAGCAGTAATACAAAGAGTAACAAGAGCAAGTGTTACTGTTAACGAAAAACTAATTTCTAAAATAGATTCAGGTCTTTTAATTTTATTAGGAATAGAAGCAGAAGACACTAAAGAAGACATAGATTGGTTGACTCGTAAAATTGCAAATCTCAGAATTTTTAATGACGAAAACGGAGTAATGAATAACTCTCTTTTAGATTGTAAAGGAGATGTAATAGTTGTAAGCCAGTTTACACTACACGCTGCAACAAAAAAAGGTAATAGACCTTCTTATATAAAAGCAGCAAGGCCAGAACTTGCAAAACCTTTATATGCTACTTTTGTTAAGCAATTAGAAACTACTATGGGTAAGTCTGTGGGCACAGGTGTCTTTGGTGCAGACATGAAAGTAGATTTACTTAATGATGGTCCTGTAACAATAATAATGGATACAAAAAATAAAGAATAA
- a CDS encoding pyridoxal phosphate-dependent aminotransferase, whose translation MKTADRLEQIQEYYFSKKLREVRGLMADGKPIINMGIGSPDLAPSTIVVDAIKNAVEDAGAHQYQSYQGLPELRESMASFYKANFNVTADPLTEILPLMGSKEGILHISMAFLNVGDAALIPNPGYPTYTSVTNLVGAEPKCYDLVADNNWFPDLEALGKQDLSKVKIMWVCYPHMPTGAVATKEQLQKLVAFALKNNILLVNDNPYSFVLNNAPTSILSIENAKDCALELNSLSKTFNMAGWRVGMVLGSAEHLNAVLKVKSNMDSGMFYGIQKGAIAALKSSKDWFAELNKIYATRRDLIFQLADKLNCTYDKNAVGMFVWAKLPAGSVSSEEFIDDVLYSKDVFITPGTIFGSNGEGYIRFSLCVTQEKIREAISRFK comes from the coding sequence ATGAAAACTGCAGATAGACTAGAACAAATACAAGAATACTATTTTTCTAAAAAACTTAGAGAAGTACGTGGTTTAATGGCAGACGGTAAACCTATAATAAATATGGGAATTGGTAGTCCAGATTTAGCACCTTCTACAATAGTGGTAGATGCTATAAAAAATGCAGTAGAAGATGCAGGCGCACACCAATACCAAAGTTACCAAGGCTTACCAGAGTTAAGAGAAAGTATGGCATCTTTTTATAAGGCTAATTTTAATGTTACCGCAGACCCGTTAACCGAAATTTTACCTTTAATGGGTTCTAAAGAAGGTATTTTGCACATTAGTATGGCTTTTTTAAATGTTGGTGATGCGGCTTTAATTCCTAATCCGGGTTACCCAACATATACATCTGTAACAAATTTAGTAGGAGCAGAGCCTAAGTGTTATGATTTGGTTGCAGATAACAATTGGTTTCCAGATTTAGAAGCCTTAGGGAAACAAGACTTATCTAAAGTTAAAATAATGTGGGTATGTTACCCGCATATGCCTACAGGTGCTGTTGCAACAAAAGAACAGTTGCAGAAGCTAGTTGCATTTGCTTTAAAAAACAATATTTTATTGGTAAATGACAATCCATATAGTTTTGTTTTAAACAATGCGCCAACAAGTATATTAAGTATAGAAAATGCTAAAGATTGTGCTTTAGAATTAAACTCGCTTAGTAAAACTTTTAATATGGCAGGCTGGCGTGTGGGTATGGTTTTGGGTAGCGCAGAACATTTAAACGCGGTATTAAAAGTAAAAAGTAATATGGATTCTGGTATGTTTTACGGCATACAAAAAGGAGCTATTGCAGCATTAAAAAGTAGTAAAGATTGGTTTGCAGAATTAAATAAAATATACGCTACCCGTAGAGATTTAATTTTTCAGTTAGCAGATAAATTAAATTGTACTTATGATAAAAATGCAGTAGGAATGTTTGTATGGGCAAAGTTGCCAGCCGGTAGTGTTTCATCAGAAGAGTTTATAGATGACGTGTTATATAGTAAAGATGTATTTATAACGCCAGGAACAATTTTTGGTAGTAATGGAGAAGGTTATATACGCTTTTCTTTATGTGTTACACAAGAAAAAATAAGAGAAGCAATAAGTAGATTTAAATAA
- a CDS encoding bifunctional 3-deoxy-7-phosphoheptulonate synthase/chorismate mutase type II: MENSKEMRTWLDDMKLDHPLVIAGPCSAETEEQVLKIAHQLKDTDVSYYRAGIWKPRTRPGNFEGVGLLGLKWLQKVKEETGMKTCTEVANRAHVELALEHDIDLLWIGARTSVSPFIMQEIADALAGTDKIVLVKNPINPDLSLWLGGIERLHTAGIKNLGAIHRGFSTYEKTKYRNIPEWQLAIEFKNRFPDLPLINDPSHITGNRDMIFDVSQTALDLNFDGLMVETHFDPDNAWSDAAQQVTPEKLVQIMRDLKIRKESDPEAEYNKDLSNLRAQIDVIDAQLIETLGKRMKISDGIGALKKEKNVAVLQSTRWNEILGAMILEGESKGLSEEFVLKMFKAIHQESINHQEKIIKG; this comes from the coding sequence ATGGAAAATTCAAAAGAAATGAGAACATGGTTGGATGACATGAAACTAGATCATCCACTAGTAATAGCAGGGCCGTGTAGTGCTGAAACAGAAGAGCAAGTTTTAAAAATTGCTCATCAATTAAAAGATACCGATGTAAGTTATTATAGAGCAGGTATTTGGAAGCCAAGAACTCGTCCAGGGAATTTTGAAGGTGTAGGCTTGTTAGGTCTTAAGTGGTTGCAAAAAGTAAAAGAAGAAACAGGAATGAAAACCTGTACGGAGGTTGCAAATAGAGCCCACGTAGAATTGGCATTAGAACATGATATAGATTTATTATGGATTGGTGCACGTACATCTGTAAGTCCGTTTATCATGCAAGAAATTGCAGATGCTTTAGCTGGTACAGATAAAATTGTATTGGTAAAAAACCCAATTAACCCAGACTTATCTTTGTGGTTAGGTGGTATAGAGCGTTTACATACTGCGGGAATTAAAAATTTAGGTGCAATACACAGAGGTTTTTCTACTTACGAGAAAACAAAATATAGAAACATACCAGAATGGCAACTGGCTATTGAGTTTAAAAATAGATTTCCAGATTTACCATTAATTAACGATCCGTCTCATATTACAGGAAACAGAGATATGATTTTTGATGTGTCACAAACAGCATTAGATCTTAATTTTGATGGATTAATGGTAGAAACTCACTTTGATCCAGATAATGCATGGAGTGATGCTGCACAACAAGTAACACCAGAAAAATTAGTGCAAATTATGCGCGATTTAAAAATAAGAAAAGAATCAGACCCTGAAGCGGAATACAATAAAGATTTAAGTAATTTACGTGCACAAATAGATGTTATTGATGCACAGTTAATTGAAACTTTAGGAAAAAGAATGAAAATTTCTGACGGAATTGGAGCGCTTAAAAAAGAAAAAAACGTTGCTGTTTTGCAATCTACAAGATGGAACGAAATTTTAGGAGCTATGATTTTAGAAGGTGAGTCTAAAGGCTTAAGTGAAGAGTTTGTTTTAAAAATGTTTAAAGCAATACACCAAGAGTCTATAAACCACCAAGAAAAAATTATTAAAGGATAA